One stretch of Segatella copri DNA includes these proteins:
- a CDS encoding IPT/TIG domain-containing protein: MKKMKYIFTFLLAACFLVSCDDLSMNETIASAPVIESFMPEQGSVGSKIVVTGKALNGVTTALLGEKECEIAERLSNTSLTIEVPNEARTGKITLVNAEGEGVSESEFAVEYPAPLATASSVQTEVEMGNKMLISGKNMNVISAVYFTANGGTVKHEATVISKNVNEIVLTVPYVEKGDAYVTFAYYDGTTTQETAADLLPMLNVKRYQPEVTNTEFGDNSVGDEITLTGSYLNKINKVFVGDVECMVSLQTENTLKFVVPYSDKFVDGHNQTSLSITYFDGIETRTLTEQFGVNVPFVYFWKDKVIYGQGRDVESLASFFSPETGLVYANSLWRTAVDPISYKYQANTCAGKNLPKVTEEEYNSVNPYFFFSGVSAGTLQINTPAGSNSQLRNFYMINNSADEYRVTGANGNCYGTPCLSFVYLNPTEPTHKAIIDQVKNGALEKIDEHTFPIDVAGKKIGNISVEAVKQSVNNNVFAPGVFAVGAEKSADVDAFILVIYYNVKGQAANAAENIKRIGFLHIKHVDFKLYNNTKAPSSSSVTFDMYWMKHDYQY, from the coding sequence ATGAAAAAGATGAAATATATATTCACATTCCTACTTGCAGCATGCTTTCTCGTTTCGTGCGATGATTTGTCGATGAACGAGACGATAGCCAGTGCTCCTGTTATAGAGAGTTTTATGCCAGAACAAGGCAGTGTGGGAAGCAAGATAGTTGTCACAGGAAAAGCTCTGAACGGAGTCACCACGGCTTTGTTGGGAGAGAAAGAATGTGAAATCGCAGAAAGACTCTCTAATACGAGTCTCACGATAGAGGTTCCTAATGAGGCGCGTACTGGCAAGATAACACTTGTCAATGCCGAGGGTGAGGGAGTTTCTGAGAGCGAGTTTGCAGTGGAATATCCTGCTCCTTTGGCTACGGCTTCTTCGGTGCAGACTGAGGTGGAGATGGGTAACAAAATGCTCATCAGCGGTAAGAACATGAATGTCATTTCTGCTGTGTATTTTACGGCTAATGGCGGTACAGTGAAGCACGAGGCTACTGTCATCAGCAAGAATGTCAACGAGATTGTGCTCACGGTACCTTATGTAGAGAAAGGCGATGCTTATGTCACCTTTGCCTACTACGATGGTACCACCACTCAGGAAACAGCTGCCGACCTCTTGCCTATGCTCAATGTGAAGCGTTATCAGCCTGAGGTAACTAATACTGAGTTTGGTGACAACAGTGTGGGCGATGAGATAACTCTCACGGGTTCTTATCTGAACAAGATTAATAAGGTGTTCGTGGGTGATGTAGAGTGTATGGTAAGTTTGCAGACAGAGAATACGTTGAAGTTTGTGGTTCCTTATTCCGATAAGTTTGTAGACGGACATAACCAGACTTCGCTGTCAATAACTTATTTCGATGGCATCGAGACACGCACCCTTACCGAACAGTTTGGTGTGAATGTGCCTTTCGTTTACTTCTGGAAGGACAAGGTGATTTACGGACAGGGACGTGACGTAGAGTCATTAGCCTCTTTCTTCTCGCCAGAAACAGGATTGGTTTATGCCAATAGTTTATGGAGAACAGCTGTCGACCCTATATCTTATAAGTATCAAGCTAATACCTGTGCTGGTAAGAATCTACCTAAGGTAACTGAGGAGGAATACAATTCGGTAAATCCTTATTTCTTCTTCTCTGGTGTGAGTGCTGGTACGTTGCAGATCAATACGCCTGCTGGTTCTAACTCACAGTTGCGTAACTTCTACATGATCAACAATTCTGCCGACGAATATCGTGTGACGGGAGCCAATGGCAACTGCTATGGAACTCCATGTCTCAGCTTTGTTTATCTCAACCCTACAGAGCCTACTCACAAGGCGATCATCGACCAGGTCAAGAATGGTGCTTTGGAGAAGATAGACGAGCATACATTCCCTATTGATGTAGCCGGAAAGAAGATTGGCAACATCAGCGTTGAGGCAGTTAAGCAGTCGGTTAATAATAATGTGTTTGCTCCTGGAGTCTTTGCTGTAGGAGCAGAGAAGTCAGCCGATGTAGATGCCTTCATCTTGGTTATTTATTACAATGTGAAGGGACAAGCGGCTAATGCTGCCGAAAATATCAAGCGCATTGGTTTCTTGCACATCAAGCATGTTGATTTTAAATTGTACAATAATACTAAGGCGCCTTCTTCAAGTAGTGTCACCTTTGATATGTATTGGATGAAGCACGATTATCAGTATTAA
- a CDS encoding cupin domain-containing protein, with protein sequence MKTKSEVFQIAKEMGWENPGPGIKRQIMGYDGQLMMVKVVFEEGAVGTMHEHYHSQATYVASGKFELTIGDEKRILEAGDGYYVAPDELHGCVCLEAGILIDTFSPMRADFLK encoded by the coding sequence ATGAAAACAAAGAGTGAAGTATTTCAGATTGCAAAGGAAATGGGATGGGAGAATCCTGGTCCTGGTATCAAGCGTCAGATTATGGGCTATGATGGTCAGCTGATGATGGTAAAGGTGGTTTTCGAAGAGGGAGCCGTAGGTACCATGCACGAGCATTATCACAGCCAGGCTACTTATGTGGCAAGTGGCAAGTTTGAACTCACCATTGGCGATGAGAAGCGTATCTTAGAGGCAGGCGATGGTTATTATGTAGCTCCTGATGAGTTGCATGGATGTGTTTGCCTGGAAGCTGGCATCTTGATAGATACATTTAGTCCGATGAGGGCAGACTTTTTAAAGTAA
- a CDS encoding RagB/SusD family nutrient uptake outer membrane protein: MKTRIFAILGIVGAISFSSCNLDQYPYSEVASDEYVTDDNSVNDLVMGCYNGLHDVMYYEWAMTELRSDNARMYNNNSSSNTTKLIEQLDQSVINTEHEWVESYWKACYALITRTNNVLASVQVVKTEANKKMYEGEARFLRALEYFNLVRLWGPVFIVTSKTPSDVARNMQRSSVSDVYALIEGDLETIVDQQLLPAKQPDALLGRADMNAAKALLAKVYATHYAVGDEKYQQALNLCKDVLGSETVGNPQTAADLVPYASVFDINNEMNKEIIFAVRYLSGNIGLGSPFGNLFAPINNGANVIVGTANWFNSPSDNLINAYIMEGDETRRNVNIAQKYYNATTGQWVEATYCCKYTNPVTTNFDGESDWPIIRVGDIALLYAELLNETAGPSTEALKYVNMIRERAGIAPYALEQVGNKYDFRMAVRNERRLELAFENQRWFDLKRWDVVTETINEYLSSESFYAGYTYRVNPISNWQTYLPIPVSVTNINPDVAQNAGY, translated from the coding sequence ATGAAAACAAGAATATTTGCAATATTAGGTATCGTGGGAGCCATCAGCTTCTCCTCATGTAACCTTGACCAATATCCTTATTCAGAGGTTGCATCTGACGAGTATGTGACTGATGACAACTCTGTCAACGATCTCGTGATGGGATGCTATAATGGTCTTCATGACGTGATGTATTACGAATGGGCGATGACAGAACTGCGTTCTGATAATGCCAGAATGTACAATAACAACTCTTCCTCCAACACGACCAAGCTGATAGAGCAGCTCGATCAAAGCGTCATCAACACAGAGCACGAGTGGGTGGAGAGTTATTGGAAAGCATGCTATGCGCTCATCACAAGAACCAACAATGTACTTGCCAGTGTGCAGGTGGTGAAGACCGAAGCCAATAAGAAGATGTATGAAGGTGAGGCACGATTCCTGCGTGCGCTGGAGTACTTCAATCTCGTGCGACTTTGGGGACCTGTATTTATCGTAACCAGCAAGACTCCGTCTGACGTGGCTCGCAATATGCAGCGCTCTTCTGTGTCTGATGTCTATGCGCTCATCGAGGGCGACTTGGAGACAATCGTCGACCAACAGCTGCTGCCAGCCAAGCAGCCTGACGCCCTTCTCGGTAGAGCCGATATGAATGCAGCCAAGGCGCTCTTAGCTAAGGTTTATGCCACCCATTATGCAGTGGGCGATGAGAAGTATCAGCAGGCACTCAACTTGTGTAAGGATGTGTTGGGAAGCGAGACGGTGGGCAATCCACAGACTGCTGCCGACTTAGTACCTTATGCCTCTGTCTTTGACATCAATAACGAGATGAATAAGGAGATTATCTTTGCCGTGAGATACCTCTCTGGCAATATAGGTCTGGGTTCACCTTTCGGCAATCTCTTTGCACCTATCAACAATGGTGCTAACGTCATCGTAGGAACAGCCAACTGGTTTAACTCTCCAAGCGACAATCTCATCAATGCCTATATTATGGAAGGTGACGAGACAAGACGCAACGTCAATATCGCTCAGAAATATTACAATGCAACGACAGGTCAATGGGTTGAGGCTACTTACTGCTGCAAGTACACCAATCCTGTGACAACAAATTTTGATGGTGAGAGCGATTGGCCTATTATCCGTGTGGGCGACATCGCACTGCTCTATGCTGAATTGCTCAATGAGACAGCAGGACCATCTACCGAGGCATTGAAATATGTCAATATGATAAGAGAGCGTGCTGGTATTGCTCCTTATGCTTTAGAGCAAGTAGGCAACAAGTATGACTTCCGTATGGCAGTGCGCAATGAGCGCCGTCTGGAGTTGGCTTTCGAGAATCAGCGCTGGTTCGACCTGAAACGTTGGGATGTTGTCACTGAGACCATCAACGAATATCTGAGTAGCGAGTCGTTCTATGCTGGATATACCTATCGTGTAAACCCCATCAGCAACTGGCAGACCTATCTTCCTATCCCTGTTTCTGTGACTAATATCAATCCTGATGTAGCTCAGAATGCTGGTTATTAA
- a CDS encoding heparinase II/III domain-containing protein, producing the protein MKRLLSIFFFCALGLVATMAQHPKLLLTQEELGYMKKHINEVPAFGRVVDDLVQKADEACAAAIQVPTPIDGGGGAVHEQHKSNYYAMFHAGLAYQYTGNKKYADFVAQMLMEYAQKYPKWGLHPVSLSPVPGRLFWQTLNESVWLVHTAMAYDCVYDALSAKQRKFIEKNLLFNMADFIMNGYGEHKRNHEMFNRMHNHATWATSAVGMVGMATGNQSLVRKALYGTDETGKNGGFLRQMDYLFSPDGYYTEGAYYQRYAIWPFVVFAQCIDHCMPELNVFHRRNGILVKALDALVQMSYEGEFFHINDALEKGLSAQEMVYAANIIYGKFPENKSLLAVMKNYQTYVLPIAGGFMAQRDMAKEDSQALVQRSCVLSDGRDGKDGGLAIMRPRSSEYNSAITLKATSQGMGHGHYDKLAMAYYDNGHEILTDYGASRFLNIEAKHGGHYTKENNTYAKQTIAHNTVVVDQKSNYGGKLKVAEQYHANIVEADFSHDGWQMVMARDTNAYPGVDMLRTIVYAKVPFLERPLICDVFRLKSDKVHDYDYPLWYNGHLVSVNYPYQRNLDQMAPLGQKAGYQHLWLEATGQNTASSTSCLTFFKANRFYSVNYASSPTSEFKFVALGANDPDFNLQHRSGYIIREKGKKNHTFAVSIETHGEYDVLRETSRDLITSCEKLEILFEDDSQLVLHGVYAGHDLFLLLADDEAQEHTVQVGNKTFRWNGRVDIQYIH; encoded by the coding sequence ATGAAACGACTATTATCAATCTTTTTCTTCTGTGCCTTGGGGCTTGTTGCTACCATGGCGCAGCATCCCAAACTCTTGCTTACTCAAGAGGAGTTGGGATATATGAAAAAACATATAAACGAAGTTCCTGCTTTCGGACGAGTGGTAGACGACTTGGTGCAAAAAGCTGATGAGGCTTGTGCTGCAGCCATACAAGTTCCTACTCCCATCGACGGAGGTGGAGGTGCAGTGCACGAGCAGCATAAAAGCAACTACTATGCAATGTTTCATGCAGGATTGGCATATCAGTACACGGGCAACAAGAAATATGCTGACTTCGTGGCTCAGATGCTTATGGAGTATGCGCAGAAATATCCTAAGTGGGGGCTCCATCCTGTCAGCTTGTCGCCAGTACCTGGTCGTCTCTTCTGGCAGACGCTCAATGAGAGCGTGTGGCTCGTTCATACCGCAATGGCGTACGACTGTGTGTATGATGCCCTGTCTGCCAAGCAGCGTAAGTTCATAGAGAAAAACTTACTCTTTAATATGGCAGACTTCATTATGAACGGCTATGGGGAGCATAAGCGCAACCATGAGATGTTCAACCGTATGCACAACCATGCCACATGGGCCACTTCGGCTGTGGGTATGGTGGGTATGGCTACTGGTAACCAATCACTGGTGCGCAAGGCCTTGTACGGCACGGATGAAACAGGCAAGAATGGTGGATTCTTGCGCCAGATGGACTATCTCTTCTCTCCTGACGGCTATTACACCGAAGGGGCTTACTATCAGCGTTATGCCATCTGGCCCTTTGTGGTGTTTGCTCAATGCATCGATCATTGTATGCCCGAGCTTAACGTCTTCCATCGTCGTAACGGAATCCTTGTGAAGGCATTAGATGCTTTGGTGCAGATGTCATACGAGGGAGAGTTCTTTCATATCAACGATGCTCTGGAGAAAGGTCTTTCTGCTCAGGAGATGGTTTATGCTGCCAATATCATCTATGGTAAGTTTCCTGAAAACAAGTCGCTGTTGGCTGTGATGAAAAACTATCAGACTTATGTTCTGCCTATAGCAGGAGGGTTTATGGCGCAGCGCGATATGGCAAAGGAGGATTCTCAGGCCCTCGTACAGCGCAGTTGTGTGTTGAGCGACGGAAGAGATGGTAAGGATGGCGGTTTGGCTATCATGCGACCACGCAGTTCTGAGTACAATAGTGCCATCACACTGAAGGCTACATCGCAAGGTATGGGACATGGACACTACGACAAACTTGCCATGGCTTACTACGACAATGGACACGAAATATTGACCGACTACGGGGCTTCGAGATTCCTCAACATAGAGGCAAAGCATGGCGGACATTACACCAAGGAGAACAATACCTATGCCAAGCAGACCATTGCCCATAACACGGTGGTGGTGGATCAGAAAAGCAACTATGGCGGTAAGCTGAAGGTGGCAGAGCAGTATCATGCTAACATTGTTGAAGCTGACTTCTCTCATGATGGTTGGCAGATGGTGATGGCTCGCGATACCAATGCCTATCCTGGTGTAGACATGCTGCGAACTATCGTCTATGCCAAGGTGCCCTTCCTCGAACGCCCTCTGATATGCGATGTGTTCAGATTGAAGTCTGACAAGGTGCACGACTACGATTATCCGTTGTGGTATAATGGTCATCTGGTATCGGTGAATTATCCTTATCAGCGTAACTTAGATCAGATGGCGCCTCTGGGTCAGAAAGCGGGTTATCAGCATCTATGGCTTGAGGCTACAGGACAGAATACCGCTTCATCGACTTCATGCCTTACGTTCTTTAAGGCCAATCGATTCTATTCAGTCAATTATGCCAGCAGCCCTACTTCTGAATTTAAGTTTGTCGCCCTGGGAGCTAATGACCCTGACTTCAACTTACAGCATCGTTCGGGCTATATCATCCGCGAGAAAGGCAAGAAGAACCACACCTTTGCGGTTTCAATAGAGACTCATGGAGAGTATGATGTCTTGCGCGAAACCTCTCGCGATCTCATCACCTCCTGCGAGAAACTGGAGATTCTGTTTGAGGACGACTCTCAGTTGGTGTTGCATGGTGTGTATGCTGGTCACGACCTCTTCTTGCTGTTGGCTGACGATGAGGCTCAGGAACATACCGTACAGGTAGGCAACAAGACATTCCGATGGAATGGAAGAGTAGATATTCAGTATATTCATTAA
- a CDS encoding chondroitinase-B domain-containing protein yields the protein MEVRKHLFKGVLALMLATPMAGEARDYMTSLPGVADCLKKAVAGDRIIIEAGTYRDVDLKWKAVGTKQAPITVEAKPGTVLITGRSSLVMGGKHLVVSGLEFRNGYPSRRSVVEFAGGKDFAQDCNLTRCVIDNYNTEDRSQSKSYVYLSGQRNRVDHCELLRKYNLGVTLLVNLNGANNLNNHHQIDHNYFGPREVYGSNGAETMRIGTSQQSYETSATTVCDNFFDRCSGEVEVISIKSCDNIVRGNYLWECEGVVALRHGKRNLVENNTFVGNGKRNTGGVRVVDSNHVIRNNIFVSLAGQRFFSALGVMNAVPNSLPNRYVQVSDITITDNVYVDCTNLEFGTGADAERTSAPRSIDFKRNRLFVSGTQNPFQMVDKASEVRFADNIMNKNLEGLPSGIKIAKVKLPMVPTYQQMISRTIGKLSETAKTAKAEARTVIVAKDADLPQVLAQAEDGDAFVLQGDEYKLVKTVLVQKNVTIRSASGKTLLRSVGTSVPHLMTIDNGGSLEVEGLVFDGRLEPGGSSPETGISTANTMTTPYKLKVNNCKFINFGENGCAAIRGQKSTFADSLIVTGCLIADCSGGGVDFASEKDDKGRYNAENMLIENCEFRRLLGTPVNVYRGGSDESTAGPYVTVRNCFFYDCCNKQRGSVLRLMGPQYLRVSDCQFFNSGRGGVSVRLDETSWEDVVIERCKFEKSGAVLAMRKEVYLNRQNQGL from the coding sequence ATGGAAGTAAGAAAGCATTTATTTAAAGGTGTGCTGGCTCTTATGTTGGCAACTCCTATGGCTGGCGAGGCACGTGATTATATGACCTCCCTGCCAGGGGTGGCTGACTGTCTGAAGAAGGCTGTGGCTGGCGACCGTATCATCATTGAGGCTGGTACTTATCGTGACGTAGACCTCAAGTGGAAGGCTGTAGGTACGAAGCAGGCTCCTATTACTGTGGAGGCAAAGCCAGGCACTGTGCTTATCACAGGGCGTTCTTCGCTCGTCATGGGTGGCAAGCATTTGGTGGTAAGCGGACTGGAGTTTCGCAATGGTTATCCTTCTCGCCGCTCAGTAGTGGAGTTTGCTGGTGGCAAAGATTTCGCACAAGATTGCAATTTGACTCGCTGCGTGATAGACAACTATAATACCGAAGACCGTTCGCAGTCAAAGAGTTATGTTTATCTATCTGGCCAGCGCAACAGAGTGGATCACTGCGAATTGCTGCGCAAGTACAACTTGGGTGTAACGCTCCTTGTCAACCTCAATGGTGCCAACAATCTGAACAATCATCATCAGATAGACCATAACTATTTTGGTCCTCGTGAGGTATATGGTTCCAATGGTGCAGAGACCATGCGTATCGGTACTTCTCAGCAAAGCTATGAAACCTCAGCAACTACGGTTTGTGACAATTTCTTTGACAGATGCTCTGGTGAGGTGGAAGTGATATCTATCAAGTCTTGCGACAACATCGTGCGCGGCAATTACCTCTGGGAGTGTGAAGGCGTGGTGGCTTTGCGTCATGGCAAGCGCAACTTGGTAGAGAACAACACCTTTGTAGGTAATGGCAAGCGCAATACGGGCGGTGTGAGAGTGGTAGATTCCAATCATGTCATTCGCAACAACATTTTCGTTAGTTTGGCAGGTCAGCGCTTTTTCTCTGCTTTAGGAGTTATGAATGCTGTACCCAACTCTCTGCCCAATCGATATGTGCAAGTCTCTGACATTACAATAACCGACAATGTGTACGTCGACTGCACGAATCTGGAGTTTGGTACGGGTGCTGATGCCGAACGCACTTCGGCTCCTCGTAGCATCGACTTCAAGAGAAACCGTTTGTTCGTTAGCGGCACGCAGAATCCTTTCCAGATGGTAGATAAGGCATCTGAAGTTCGCTTCGCCGACAATATCATGAATAAGAATCTGGAAGGTCTGCCTTCAGGAATAAAAATAGCAAAGGTGAAGCTGCCTATGGTGCCTACTTATCAGCAGATGATTAGTAGGACGATAGGTAAGCTGAGTGAGACAGCGAAAACCGCTAAGGCAGAGGCTCGCACTGTCATAGTAGCCAAGGATGCCGACCTTCCTCAGGTGTTGGCTCAGGCTGAGGATGGCGATGCCTTTGTGCTGCAAGGCGATGAGTACAAGTTGGTGAAGACCGTCTTGGTGCAGAAAAATGTGACTATACGCTCGGCTTCTGGCAAAACGTTGCTTCGCTCGGTGGGGACCTCAGTGCCCCATCTCATGACCATAGATAATGGGGGAAGTCTTGAAGTAGAAGGCCTTGTCTTTGATGGTCGCTTAGAGCCTGGCGGGTCTTCGCCAGAGACAGGTATCTCTACAGCCAACACCATGACAACTCCTTATAAGTTGAAGGTAAACAACTGTAAGTTTATCAACTTTGGTGAGAATGGCTGTGCTGCTATTCGTGGACAGAAATCCACCTTTGCCGATAGTCTGATTGTTACGGGTTGTCTCATTGCCGACTGTTCTGGTGGTGGTGTCGACTTTGCATCCGAGAAGGATGACAAGGGACGTTACAACGCCGAGAATATGCTGATCGAAAACTGCGAGTTCCGTCGTTTGTTGGGCACACCTGTCAATGTGTATCGTGGCGGTAGCGACGAGAGTACGGCAGGACCTTACGTCACTGTGCGCAACTGTTTCTTCTACGATTGTTGCAACAAGCAGCGTGGTAGCGTCTTGCGATTGATGGGACCACAATACTTGCGTGTTTCTGATTGCCAATTTTTCAATAGTGGTAGAGGCGGAGTAAGTGTTCGCTTGGACGAAACCTCTTGGGAGGATGTGGTGATAGAGCGTTGCAAGTTCGAGAAATCAGGTGCGGTACTTGCCATGCGAAAAGAAGTATATTTGAATCGACAAAATCAAGGTTTGTAA
- a CDS encoding MFS transporter, producing the protein MKIKGLRWYIIGLIMMITIINYLDRGTLNYMWVANIDYELVEKQPIDMSSNVAVKTDKGYRLFSTRGDDMIVDEGSVTIKQKDAATIVTNKEGIAIDLGLIDRNDPDASKKAKDILGDITIFFMIAYGISQLVSGRLYDKVGCRKGFFGSVLIWGLADALAAFSTGKFSLTAFRMMLGLGEAGPWPGTTKSNAEWFPQKERAFAQGLFGAAASIGSIFAPVFILMLFISFGWKVTFVCVGSLGLLWLIPWLVINKKGPKEHPWITEEERHYILSNQPEKKPQADTHCKTWGELLSEKKNWSVILGRFFLDPIWWMFVTFLPLYLADVFHLNIKEVAFSAWVPYAGAALGSIVGGWYSCWLINRGHTVNYARKNAILVGGAIVIPSIILAIMSSSAVLAVVWMAFVLGGFQFFMTNLQTIPCDLHRGKNVGSLAGLGGASAVLGTILAILFSSYITNWAVLFSLLGALVPLSWLAIFLTVGEIKQIDK; encoded by the coding sequence ATGAAAATAAAAGGATTGCGATGGTATATCATCGGACTTATCATGATGATAACCATCATCAACTATTTGGATCGTGGCACCCTGAACTATATGTGGGTGGCTAATATCGATTATGAGCTGGTGGAAAAACAGCCTATCGATATGAGTTCGAATGTGGCTGTGAAAACAGATAAGGGCTATCGCCTTTTCTCTACGCGTGGCGATGACATGATAGTAGATGAGGGTAGTGTGACCATCAAGCAGAAAGATGCTGCAACGATAGTTACCAACAAGGAGGGAATAGCCATTGATCTGGGACTCATTGACCGTAACGATCCAGACGCTTCGAAGAAGGCAAAAGATATCTTGGGCGATATCACCATCTTCTTTATGATAGCTTATGGTATCAGTCAGCTCGTGTCGGGCAGATTATATGATAAGGTGGGCTGCCGTAAGGGATTCTTTGGTAGTGTGCTGATATGGGGATTGGCTGACGCACTGGCAGCATTCTCTACTGGCAAGTTCTCGCTGACGGCTTTCAGAATGATGCTCGGACTGGGCGAGGCAGGACCTTGGCCTGGCACTACAAAGAGCAATGCGGAATGGTTCCCACAGAAGGAGAGAGCCTTTGCACAGGGACTTTTCGGTGCGGCAGCATCTATAGGTAGCATCTTTGCTCCTGTATTCATCCTGATGCTGTTTATCAGTTTCGGCTGGAAGGTAACCTTTGTCTGTGTTGGTTCGTTGGGTTTGTTGTGGCTCATTCCTTGGCTCGTTATCAACAAGAAAGGTCCTAAGGAGCATCCTTGGATTACAGAAGAAGAGCGCCATTACATCTTGAGCAATCAACCGGAGAAAAAGCCTCAGGCAGATACTCATTGTAAGACATGGGGTGAGTTGCTGAGCGAAAAGAAAAACTGGTCGGTCATCTTGGGACGTTTCTTCCTCGACCCTATCTGGTGGATGTTTGTCACCTTCTTGCCTCTCTATCTGGCTGATGTTTTCCACCTTAATATTAAAGAGGTGGCTTTCTCTGCATGGGTTCCTTATGCGGGAGCAGCTTTGGGAAGTATCGTGGGTGGTTGGTATTCTTGTTGGCTTATCAATCGTGGACATACCGTTAACTACGCACGCAAAAATGCCATCTTAGTGGGTGGAGCTATCGTCATTCCTTCCATCATCTTGGCCATCATGTCTTCCTCAGCTGTGTTGGCTGTAGTATGGATGGCGTTTGTGCTGGGTGGATTCCAGTTCTTTATGACCAATCTGCAAACCATTCCGTGCGACTTGCATCGTGGTAAGAATGTTGGTTCGTTGGCAGGACTGGGTGGTGCATCTGCTGTGCTTGGCACCATCTTGGCAATCTTGTTCTCAAGCTATATCACCAACTGGGCTGTTTTGTTCAGCTTGTTGGGAGCGCTAGTTCCATTGTCTTGGCTTGCCATCTTCCTCACAGTGGGTGAAATCAAACAAATAGATAAATAA